In Micromonospora cremea, the genomic window ATCGTCGGGATCGGCATCGACTTCACCGCCTGCACGGTGCTGCCGACGTTCGCCGACGGCACGCCGCTCTGCGAGGCGCCGGAGCTGCGCGACCGTCCGCACTCCTGGGTGAAGCTCTGGAAGCACCACGCCGCCCAGCCGCACGCCGACCGGATCAACGCCCTGGCCCACGATCGGGCGGAGCCCTGGATCGGCCGGTACGGCGGCAAGATCTCCGCCGAGTGGCAGTTCGCCAAGGGCCTCCAGATCCTGGAGGAGGACCCCGAGGTCTACCACCGCGCCGAGCGCTTCATCGAAGCCGCGGACTGGATCGTCTGGCAGCTCAGCGGCACCGAGACCCGCAACGTCTGCACGGCCGGTTACAAGGGCATCCTGCAGGATGGCCAGCACCCGTCGCAGAGCTTCCTGACCGCGCTCAACCCGGACTTCGGCGACTTCGTCGCCAAGCTGGACGGTCCCCTGCTGCCACTCGGCGGCCGTGCCGGCACGCTCACCGCCCATGCCGCGGCCTGGACCGGCCTGCCGGAGGGGATCGCGGTGGCCGCCGGCAACGTCGACGCGCACGTCACCGCCGCCTCCGCGCAGGCCGTGGAGCCCGGTCGACTCGTGGCCATCATGGGTACCTCCACCTGCCACGTGGTCAACAGCACGCACCTCGCCGAGGTGGCCGGAATGTGCGGCGTCGTCGACGGCGGCATCAGCGCCGGCGCGTGGGGCTACGAGGCCGGGCAGAGCGGAGTCGGCGACATCTTCGGCTGGTTCGTCGAGCACGCCGCCCCGGCCGGGGTCGCCTCCCACGAACGCCTCACCGAACTGGCCGCCAGCCAGCCGGTCGGCGCGCACGGCCTGATCGCGTTGGACTGGTGGAACGGCAACCGGTCACTGCTGGTCAACCACGACCTCAGCGGGATGATCGTCGGGATGACCCTGGCCACCCGGCCCCAGGACGTCTACCGGGCGCTGCTGGAATCCACGGCGTACGGCACGCGGATGATCATTGAGGCGTTCGTCGAGGCCGGGGTGGCCGTGAACGACCTGGTGATCGCCGGTGGTCTCACCTCCAACGAGCTGCTGATGCAGATCTACGCCGACGTGACCAACCGGCCGCTGAACATCATCGCCTCCGCGCAGGGACCGGCGCTCGGATCGGCGATCCATGCCGCCGTCGCCGCCGGCGAGTACCCGTCGATCCACGAGGCGTCGCAGGCGATGGGCCGGGTGCACGAGGCCGTCTACCGACCGGACCCGGACCGGGCGCGCGCGTACGACGCCCTCTACGCCGAGTACCGGTCGCTGCACGACCACTTCGGTCGCGGTGGCAACGACGTCATGCTCCGCCTGCGGGCGATCCGCAATGCGGCGATCGAGGCCGGCGCAACCACGCACGAGACCGCACTGGAGGTGGTCGCATGAACGCCGAGCTGACCCGACAGATAGGCGAACTGCGCGAGACGGTCGCCCTCCTGCACGCCGAACTGACCCGGTACCGCCTGGTGTCCTGGACGGCCGGCAACATCTCCGCGCGGGTTCCCG contains:
- the araB gene encoding ribulokinase, which translates into the protein MNPVDGAGERYVVGVDFGTLSGRALVVRVGDGAELGTAVHEYGDGVISAALPGGRPLPPDWALQNPEDYRDVLRYAVPAAVSAAGVDPTAIVGIGIDFTACTVLPTFADGTPLCEAPELRDRPHSWVKLWKHHAAQPHADRINALAHDRAEPWIGRYGGKISAEWQFAKGLQILEEDPEVYHRAERFIEAADWIVWQLSGTETRNVCTAGYKGILQDGQHPSQSFLTALNPDFGDFVAKLDGPLLPLGGRAGTLTAHAAAWTGLPEGIAVAAGNVDAHVTAASAQAVEPGRLVAIMGTSTCHVVNSTHLAEVAGMCGVVDGGISAGAWGYEAGQSGVGDIFGWFVEHAAPAGVASHERLTELAASQPVGAHGLIALDWWNGNRSLLVNHDLSGMIVGMTLATRPQDVYRALLESTAYGTRMIIEAFVEAGVAVNDLVIAGGLTSNELLMQIYADVTNRPLNIIASAQGPALGSAIHAAVAAGEYPSIHEASQAMGRVHEAVYRPDPDRARAYDALYAEYRSLHDHFGRGGNDVMLRLRAIRNAAIEAGATTHETALEVVA